The following proteins are co-located in the Nocardioides piscis genome:
- a CDS encoding cobalamin B12-binding domain-containing protein has protein sequence MKRELAAEIGRARDAVAGDDLRLHIDFVQTAVEQDDPHLFRDYALWCRDLPGSRGVDAVTLIGSLETIRAELTGRLSPPAAEAAHEAVCAGIDALSAGEASPCAKDAPHSLACHLYVAAAVSGRREAALAIVRESVGDAESPVEMYVEIFQSALYEVGRRWQTAGLTVAEEHMATATTQFILSVLHQERPRTAGRRGTAVVTGVFGDQHVVGANIVANVLDADGWDVRYVGTNLPIDDIVGAVSSTQADLLAVSVTRPECVDAARELIDRVRDIGPTPPRVIVGGAPFREDPLLWRAVGADGFAADARSVADVAVAGTAQG, from the coding sequence ATGAAGAGAGAGCTTGCCGCAGAGATCGGCCGCGCTCGTGACGCCGTCGCGGGCGACGACCTCCGCCTCCACATCGATTTCGTGCAGACCGCGGTCGAGCAGGACGACCCCCACCTGTTCCGCGACTACGCCCTGTGGTGCCGCGACCTGCCCGGTTCGCGTGGGGTGGACGCGGTGACCTTGATCGGGTCCCTCGAGACGATCCGCGCAGAGCTGACGGGTCGTCTGTCTCCTCCGGCCGCGGAGGCAGCCCACGAGGCCGTGTGCGCAGGCATCGACGCGCTCTCCGCAGGGGAGGCCTCACCCTGTGCCAAGGACGCCCCGCACTCGCTTGCCTGCCATCTCTATGTCGCGGCGGCGGTCAGCGGACGCCGCGAGGCGGCGCTCGCGATCGTGCGCGAATCGGTCGGGGACGCCGAGTCGCCGGTGGAGATGTATGTCGAGATCTTCCAGAGCGCCCTCTATGAGGTGGGTCGTCGCTGGCAGACGGCGGGACTCACGGTGGCGGAGGAGCACATGGCCACGGCGACGACCCAGTTCATCCTCAGCGTGCTCCACCAGGAGCGGCCACGGACGGCCGGGCGCCGGGGAACTGCGGTCGTCACCGGGGTGTTCGGCGACCAGCACGTCGTGGGTGCCAACATCGTCGCCAACGTCCTCGATGCCGACGGGTGGGACGTGCGATACGTCGGGACCAACCTTCCGATCGACGACATCGTGGGGGCGGTCAGCAGCACGCAGGCAGACCTCCTGGCGGTCTCGGTCACCAGGCCCGAGTGCGTGGACGCTGCTCGTGAGCTGATCGACCGCGTTCGCGACATCGGTCCGACCCCGCCCCGGGTCATCGTCGGCGGTGCACCGTTCAGGGAGGACCCGCTGCTGTGGCGAGCGGTCGGTGCCGATGGATTCGCCGCTGACGCGCGAAGTGTCGCGGACGTCGCCGTGGCTGGCACGGCGCAGGGCTGA
- a CDS encoding sensor histidine kinase, which yields MPTTSILPPDPETVATLDGFLVGSESVAAALVGRDGVIVEANGALARLTGPASSIHDTVVPAQRGILTELVAGAGPRWHSAQAGLVRPDGDVVDCKIWAVSHHERILVLAEPLRTPAEKLNTLLLDLNDDLLKARRELADGNRRLRELDELKNKFLHASSHDLKQPLMAILGYTELLDEDDQPAQTRRMAQIIEKNARRVTSMINDLVGAAWVMTGALELQRSRVDVVALVRTAVEGIHPAAQAGSVTVTQSGIESAEAEVDCGRVLQILDNLLSNAVKYSPDGGHVSVDCALAGESLTVTVTDTGIGIPVEEQPRIFERFFRASTAVGGGMDGTGHGLANARAFSEAHGGRLTCSSEPGSGSTFTLTLPVLAD from the coding sequence ATGCCGACAACCTCGATCCTCCCGCCCGACCCGGAGACGGTGGCGACGCTGGACGGGTTCCTCGTCGGTAGCGAGTCGGTCGCTGCGGCGCTGGTGGGTCGCGACGGCGTGATCGTCGAGGCGAACGGCGCACTCGCCCGCCTGACGGGACCCGCGTCGTCGATCCACGACACGGTCGTGCCTGCCCAGCGCGGGATCCTCACCGAGCTCGTCGCCGGGGCGGGGCCGCGATGGCACTCGGCCCAGGCGGGTCTCGTCCGCCCGGACGGTGACGTGGTCGACTGCAAGATCTGGGCCGTCAGCCACCACGAGCGCATCCTCGTCCTTGCCGAGCCGCTGCGAACGCCGGCCGAGAAGCTGAACACGCTCCTGCTCGACCTCAACGACGACCTGCTCAAGGCCCGCCGCGAGCTCGCCGACGGGAACAGGCGACTGCGCGAGCTCGACGAGCTGAAGAACAAGTTCCTCCACGCGTCGAGCCACGACCTCAAGCAGCCGCTGATGGCGATCCTCGGCTATACAGAGCTCCTCGACGAGGACGACCAACCGGCACAGACCCGACGGATGGCGCAGATCATCGAGAAGAACGCGCGGCGCGTGACGTCGATGATCAACGACCTCGTGGGTGCCGCCTGGGTCATGACCGGTGCGCTGGAGCTCCAGCGGAGTCGGGTCGACGTGGTGGCCCTGGTCCGGACGGCGGTGGAGGGCATCCATCCCGCTGCCCAGGCCGGCTCGGTGACCGTCACGCAGAGCGGCATCGAGTCCGCGGAGGCAGAGGTCGACTGCGGCCGTGTGCTCCAGATCCTCGACAACCTGCTCTCGAACGCCGTGAAGTATTCGCCCGACGGTGGACACGTGAGCGTCGACTGCGCGCTCGCAGGGGAGTCCCTGACGGTCACCGTCACCGACACCGGCATCGGGATCCCCGTCGAGGAGCAGCCCCGGATCTTCGAGCGGTTCTTCCGAGCCTCGACCGCGGTCGGTGGGGGGATGGACGGGACGGGACACGGGCTCGCCAACGCGCGCGCCTTCAGCGAGGCCCACGGGGGTCGGCTCACGTGCTCGAGCGAGCCGGGGTCCGGCTCCACCTTCACCCTGACGCTCCCCGTCCTGGCCGACTGA
- a CDS encoding DUF294 nucleotidyltransferase-like domain-containing protein: protein MDVELAEVRDFLAQHAPFDALPAVALDRLPRRCTLRYARRGHVVLDVGDRGDGLYVVRSGAVEVCDETGDLIDRVGTGEAFGMSSLLEHRPTRYRVTAVEDTLLLVLEQEAFDELARDHPDFATFYAATHHARLSRAINNLQRATSGSTVLGTRVGDLVTREPVTTGLTTTVAEAARTMSGAGVSSILVTDDDTLRGIVTDRDLRTRVLAAGLPPDSGVRSVMTPEPVTVPVDALAFEALLEMVSRNIHHLPVVDESGRPLGLVTTTDLVRLENANPVYLAASIGGQETLSGLVTEAHGIRAVLGQLVERDVTAADIARVATALGDAVRRRVVTLVEADLGPPPVPYSWVVLGSAAREEEGFTADQDHAIVLGAETDDAGDAWFAELAERVTSTLERCGWPRCPGDVMATNAQWRLSVQQWRHQFAAWSREPQPDAVLHAAIFHDMRHLVGDRRLAEEVHLASVSMASPRLLGHLSRQALGMRPPLGFFRGLVLERHGEHRDTFDIKRPIAAVVQLARIHALRAGSPALSTRRRLTAAAAAGVLDHEMATELGDALELMSYLRLHHQAAQARAGQQPDNNVAPADLTQRQRRHLRDSFEIVLSAQQSLSGRLAPGFE from the coding sequence ATGGATGTCGAGCTCGCCGAGGTCCGGGACTTCCTGGCCCAGCACGCGCCGTTCGACGCGCTCCCGGCCGTGGCGCTGGACCGGCTGCCGCGGAGGTGCACGCTGCGCTATGCACGACGGGGGCACGTGGTGCTCGACGTCGGGGATCGCGGCGACGGGCTCTATGTCGTCCGGTCCGGCGCCGTCGAGGTCTGCGACGAGACCGGCGACCTGATCGACCGGGTCGGCACGGGTGAGGCGTTCGGGATGAGCTCGCTGCTGGAGCATCGACCCACCCGCTACCGCGTCACCGCTGTCGAGGACACCCTGCTGCTGGTGCTCGAGCAGGAGGCCTTCGACGAGCTCGCCCGCGACCACCCGGACTTCGCGACCTTCTATGCCGCCACTCACCACGCGCGACTGTCCCGCGCGATCAACAACCTGCAGCGGGCGACGTCCGGCAGCACCGTGCTGGGGACGAGGGTCGGCGACCTGGTGACCCGGGAGCCGGTGACCACCGGCCTCACGACCACCGTCGCGGAGGCCGCACGGACCATGTCGGGGGCGGGCGTGTCCAGCATCCTCGTCACCGACGACGACACCCTCCGCGGCATCGTGACCGACCGCGACCTGCGCACCCGGGTGCTCGCCGCCGGCCTCCCCCCTGACAGCGGGGTCCGGTCGGTGATGACACCCGAACCCGTCACCGTGCCCGTCGACGCCCTGGCCTTCGAGGCGCTGCTGGAGATGGTCAGCCGCAACATCCACCACCTGCCCGTCGTCGACGAGTCCGGACGACCGCTCGGCCTCGTCACCACCACGGACCTCGTCCGGCTGGAGAACGCCAACCCGGTCTATCTCGCCGCCTCGATCGGCGGCCAGGAGACGTTGTCGGGACTGGTGACCGAGGCGCACGGCATCCGTGCCGTCCTCGGGCAGCTCGTGGAGCGTGACGTGACGGCCGCCGACATCGCTCGGGTGGCGACGGCCCTGGGCGACGCCGTACGCCGACGTGTGGTGACCCTCGTCGAGGCCGACCTCGGCCCGCCGCCGGTGCCCTACAGCTGGGTCGTGCTGGGCTCGGCGGCCCGCGAGGAGGAGGGGTTCACCGCCGACCAGGACCACGCCATCGTGCTGGGTGCCGAGACCGACGACGCTGGTGACGCGTGGTTCGCCGAGCTGGCGGAGCGGGTCACCTCGACGCTCGAGCGGTGCGGCTGGCCGCGCTGCCCCGGCGACGTCATGGCCACCAATGCGCAGTGGCGCCTGTCCGTTCAGCAGTGGCGCCACCAGTTCGCCGCGTGGTCGCGCGAGCCCCAGCCCGACGCGGTCCTGCACGCGGCGATCTTCCACGACATGCGCCACCTCGTCGGCGATCGCCGTCTGGCCGAGGAGGTGCACCTCGCCTCTGTCTCCATGGCCTCCCCGCGGTTGCTGGGCCACCTGTCGCGGCAGGCCCTCGGCATGCGGCCGCCGCTGGGCTTCTTCCGGGGCCTCGTGCTCGAGCGGCACGGGGAGCACCGCGACACCTTCGACATCAAGCGTCCGATCGCTGCGGTGGTCCAGCTCGCCCGGATCCACGCCCTGCGGGCCGGGTCGCCGGCGCTCTCGACGCGGCGCCGCCTGACGGCCGCGGCGGCGGCCGGGGTGCTCGACCACGAGATGGCCACCGAGCTCGGCGACGCACTGGAGCTGATGTCCTACCTGAGGCTCCACCACCAGGCGGCCCAGGCCCGTGCGGGCCAGCAGCCGGACAACAACGTGGCGCCCGCCGACCTCA